The DNA region TGCCCGCTTTGGTCTTTTCGTGCTTTTCATTATCGAGATGGGCGTCCAATTCTGCATCAAGCATGTGTTCTACTGCCTTCTTATGCAGTTGTTTGAAAAAGGAGGTCAAGTCTTCCCCGCTTTTGAAGGATTTGTAGAAATCCTTGTTGTTCAATAATTCTTCTTTGTCCATCATATCTATGTAAAGTTTAAAAATAGAAAAAAGTTATTTCCGTAATTTTTTTTGAGCTTTAATGGCTCAAAAAATTCCAGAATAACTTTTTAACTTACACAGTTAGTGAGATACTACCCTTTATAAATTTGTTTGTATTCTCTAATTAAATCGTAATTCTCCATTCTAATCATCAAAAACATTCTCCATTTCCTTTATTGCGTTAATTCTTTTGGATTTGACATAAGACATAAAGGTTCTTTCTGAGTTGTGACCAGTGATAGCCATTATGGTTTGTATATTGATACCTCTTTTATACATATTTGTTGCAAAACTCCTTCTAGCAGTATGTGTTGTAACAAGACGGTAAAAAGGTTCGTTCATGGAAACCTTTCGTCCGCCTTTACTAATGGAGTAAGCAACATCATTAGTAAAGCCCGCCATTTTTACAATATCTTTAATCCTTCGATTAATTTGCCATTCACTGATTGAATTTGGTAATACTCCTCCATATTTGACAATAGTTTTCTTCACGATGGGATGTAAAGGAATGTCAATATATTCAGCGGTCTTTTCACTTCTTAGCGAAATTACATTACCATGAACATGACTTTTAGTTATTTCCAACAAATTACCAACTCTCAAACCTAACCAGCAGGATGCTACAAATAAATCTCGGATGACTTCATCTTGTGGAGTATTTTCTAAGTGCAGTTTATTTAAGGTTTTTATCTGGTCTTCTGACAGATAAACTGAGAAACTCTCTTCTGATGTCTTTTTGAAACGTTTGCTTTTGAATTTGAAGTTGGAATGCAGTTCTCTTTCTTCCGCCTCCGCCATAAAGAATTTGATATGCTTTACTTCTTTACCTATTGTATTTACAGAATACTCTTTTTCCATTTGACAATAAGAAACATAGGCATTATAAAAATCCATGTCAATATTTTCAAAATTTACGGGTCTTTTATAACACTCTTTTTGAAAGGACTTCAGATTTTTAAGTGTCGTCCGGTATTGTGCTAATGTACCAGATGTGCGGTTGAGTGTAGGAATTAATTTTTCCATGAATTGTATAAGACTTCCACCTTCTGACAAATCTATTCTGACTTTTTCTGCCTTCTTTATCTCAACTTGCTTTATTTGCTGCTTGAATTTTACAAGTATATTTTGTTCCTGATTCTGTATCAAATCTGTTAGTTTTGAAACAGCACTTGCA from Rhizosphaericola mali includes:
- a CDS encoding site-specific integrase, which gives rise to MEPRFYLSNKLNKQGRSTVMLYLYCHGKRITISTGKVIKPANWNENAQRARGTSSETMEFNNYLQFFGASAVSKLTDLIQNQEQNILVKFKQQIKQVEIKKAEKVRIDLSEGGSLIQFMEKLIPTLNRTSGTLAQYRTTLKNLKSFQKECYKRPVNFENIDMDFYNAYVSYCQMEKEYSVNTIGKEVKHIKFFMAEAEERELHSNFKFKSKRFKKTSEESFSVYLSEDQIKTLNKLHLENTPQDEVIRDLFVASCWLGLRVGNLLEITKSHVHGNVISLRSEKTAEYIDIPLHPIVKKTIVKYGGVLPNSISEWQINRRIKDIVKMAGFTNDVAYSISKGGRKVSMNEPFYRLVTTHTARRSFATNMYKRGINIQTIMAITGHNSERTFMSYVKSKRINAIKEMENVFDD